TAGTTTCACCATCGTCATGTTGATCGGAATCATAGAAACTGTCATCATTCATCATTCTGCACCGTCTCTCCGCCGTTACTGCTTCTCTCTTCCGCCATCTCCGGCAGTAACGAGGCCAACGAGGGAATTGAATCAAATGTATAAAGTAGAGAAAAAATGAGGAAGGAAAGGTTTCGactttattatgatttttttcccGTAAAGAAAAGAGAGGAAAAAGGGTTTCGGGTTCCGACAAATCAACGTTTAAGTACCGTACCGATCATGTCTGAATCGACCATATCAGTCCTACGTGGCTAATGTAATGATTTTTATCCGGTTTGGTTCGAAAAAACCGGCACTAATTAACTGGTTACTTTAAACCGTGGGTCGGAACTCGGAACCGTAAGACAGAGACTTTTCCAAGCTTTGACGTCTCCGTccaatttttgatttttctctctttcactACGAATCTCTAAAAAGTTTGGACACTGTTTCATAGATCTCGAGTCTCCCTCGACTACCTGGATCACGTTTTCTGCTGGATTTACGCGGTAAAGTTTGAGTCTttgataaagtttttttttttccgatcaTTGAATCGAGATTTGCAGTCTCTTACCTTTTTGATCTGTAGGAATTTTGAGTCAGATATGAACTGGGTTCAACGCAAAATCTACCTTTACAATGTCACGTTCGGGCTCTACATGCTTGATTGGTGGGAACGATACCTCTTCAGTATCCTTTCTTTTTTGAGTGATGATCTGGTCTCTCTTCTAATTCGAGAATTTTTGTACTGTTCGATCGTTAGAAAGATgcaaagttttgattttgtactttttttttgttggtgatGTATATGATTGGCACTGAATTTCTTTTCACTAGTGTTATCGTCTAAAtcttataaaagatattaataaGTTTCTGATGAATAGTATTTAAGATTTAAAGTTGGTAAGTTAAATACTAACTCTGATTGAAAAAATCAGTTTGGTGGGGAAAtgttagattttggaaatttagaaatatatcAGATCTCTGCTTGCATCTTTCATTGGCTCTTTGCCTGTCCTCAACTCTTTTTCAGATGGTTTGGTGGTAGTCTTGATGTGGTTCGTAGCTTACAACGGTACACGCTACTTTTCAGAACTCTTCAAAaggtaaaattttaactttcgtTGTACACATCTTTAGGATGTTTTGGTTTGATTAGCGCTTTTTGTAGGCTGTCTCAGAacctttgctttttttttcttggtttgtCTAAGGAATGAATGTATGATACCTTCTGCTTTGTGGCTATACTTTGTATGTTTTCCTAGGGATCTTTTCAAAACGGAAGGATAAGTCAAGCATTGCCTTTGATATCACCTTGCCTTCAGTTTTCTCTTATGCATTTAGTTGGGGGTAAGGATAGATACTTTAGACCATATGCTTTAATCCTTTCCAGGAGTTGAGTGGATTTGAGATGCAAGTCTTTAGTTTGCCTGATGAAGTCTCTGCTGTATTCAGTATTTTTATCTTAGGCTGTTCTGATAACCCATTTGAATCTCTTTCCTGATAATTTTCTATTTGCACTCACAGCTTTAAGTACATTTTGTATAGGCATTTGACATGAAAGCAGGCAGTGTTCCTGACACGGTAGAGCATGAAGAGCCTGGAACCTCCCAAGGGCATGCACGTCTAGTTTCAAGTTCAACATATACCTACAAAAACCTTTATGCTGCTTCACCTCCCTTTCCGGCATCTCCTCTGATTATGTTTTCCTCCAAAGTTCATTGTCAATGTATCATTTGTTTCTATGTTTTTGGAACTGACATAACTTATTTATTGATGTATATCCAATTCACTTTGAGACATGACCAAACCAATACTACAGTGTTTGTGGTGTCTTTAGTTATTTTGTGACTACAGAATGTTCTTCATCCTTTTTCAACACCAAAACATAATACATAGTTGCAGGGGAGTTAAGAACTTAGGGATCACAAACAACACAGAGAACTAATTCAAGAAGGAAACTCTGTtctaaacaatataaaacaaactcAGGAAGAATCATTAACCCATTCCTTTGGCAGTGAAGACCCAAAGATCTGAGACAGAAGATGCTGATCTCTCTTGTCTGGTCTTTTGGAACCAAACCCTTGACTGACACCAAGCTCAagagcttctcttccttcttcaGCTATTCTTTTTCTAATACCTAGCAAAGAACTCTGCTTCTCAGAAGCTGCTTCTTCGTCCTTGACATCTCCTCCATCTTCAGTAACATCTTGGCGTTGTCCGCCTGTCCCCCACCATTTGTTAGACACGGTTGCTAAACCCTTTGACGGGAATCCAGATTTGAACTCATCTAAAGCTCCCATTGTCTTTGCCAGATTAGCGTTGTTAGCCCATACATTGGTGGAGGACTTGCCACTCTTGTTCCCACCATGCTGCATCTTCCTTGGATCAGTAACAACTGTAATCCAAAAGAGAAACATGAATCAAAGTGTTTTTCAGCTTTGATCTCAAAAGCACATACACAATTACTATGAAGAAGACCTAGAATCTtgcaagaacaaagaaaaaaacctaGAATAAGACAAGAGAGACTCAACACTTCCTGAAATCAACCTACAAGGTTCTATAAAGGACTTAAAACGTTATGGGTCTCAGAAAAGGCCATAGCTTTACCAATTGTGGCATGAAAGAAGGACCTAATCTCCTACGACTGCATCTACGAATACCTTTTTTCTTTCAGTCTGGATAAACCAATCTGATTGTAAGAAAGCTATCTAAAATAGATGCAACAGATACGTGTACATACCGAGAAGGAGGAAGGTTTCGTCTGGTCTATATGGTGCTTTCTGACTTTCTCTCGATGCTGAGTTACCTTTCTAGAGTGTATGTAGAAGAAGACGTTCTTAGAACAGAGAGAGAAGGATGAAAGTGTAATTTCCTAATTTGATAAGATGACGAGATTTCCCAAAAACTTTACATAAAATATACGATGTTATTTACACCTAAAATGTAGATATACACTAAataattgaattaaaaaaattatatctataAAACTAAATCAATTCATATACATTAAAATTCAgtattctttttagttttaaataaaaatgcataaaaaatatatagattttttaaaaaaaattataaattaattaatattcaaaaacattattaattaatagagtttttgttAGAGAAGGAAGGTGTCTCTTTGTCTTTCTTTCCTGCGAGGATCATAGAGATCTGGAGACCGCGACTAAAGGCTTGGTTAAACAGCAGTCTGGTTTGGAACTCAGACACGAACGGGAACCAAGATAAAACCGCAATGGGTGTGAATATCAGAAGCCCCATTATGTACTCGTACGCTCTCCCTAGCTCTTTAATCGAGTCCCATATTCCTATTCCCTTTAGCACGCCACGCAGCGTTTGCCCGATCTGTCAAAACACAACACCAAACAGATTAACAAGactatacaaaagaaaaagctGAGAAAGTTTGTGGAACGGAACTTACAAGAAGAATGGCCCAGCCCGTAGGCAAGAAAGCTAGGAATGAAGCGCATAGATCTGAGATCGTAAGGCCGCAGACTACAAACAATACAGTCATGACTGACAAGAAACCGAGGAAGAGAAGCGCCTTGAGAATCCTAAACATAACCTGAAAATCTGTTCCGAACTTTCGTCTTCCCATTGATACCATCTGTGCAATGATCAAACAAAACATATCATCAATGTGTAGACTATCTCTAAATATAGATAGCAGATTAGTTTCTTGGAGCATTCTTACCTTTAGGACGAGGAGAACTGACAACAAAACCGCCCAAGAAAGTCCATAAACCTTTAAAAGAAGAAAGGTTCAGAGTTATTGGCATTTTTTAAAAGCTAAAAGAGGGAAAGTATACAAAGAATACTATATATACCAGCAATGTTGTGTCGCGATGAGCGACGTTGAGGTGGTAGACAATGCCATACTGGTAAAGGAGGAAACGCAGTGCGAGAAGTATCTCAAGAACCCTTCCTCTTAAATTAGTGTGCTTCAGATGTTCTTGCTCTGATTCCCACCATGATTCCCAACTTTTTTCAACGACGATTCCAATGCCGCCGCGGTTCCCCATCCATCTTTTCCAGTCAGTCCAGTCATCCACCGTCTTTTGCCACTCAAACCCAGACGGGTTGAATATAAACGGAGCGAACAGCCAAGAGCTCACCAGGAACCACATCGAAAACGTTATGTATAGATAAAGACTTGAGCTACGGTACGAGTTCCCATAAACTTGATAGACTACTAGCAATATGACCAACTCAAGTCCCTTGACGAAGTGGCTTCGCGAGTATAGTCTATAGTTTTCCGCAAACTTGGCATGGAAGACAACGAATCCACGACCAGTTGCTCTGTACTTGGAACCTCCGTGCAGAACCGTCCTCCCAAAGTAATGTGCTTTTGTTCCCAGCTGAAACGTGAAGAAAACTGAGGCGAGCTGAAGCTGCATAATGATGAAATCACCCAAGGCCGTGCGGAACCCTTTCTCTAGGCCAATCTCCATAACCATTGGTAGAACCATCAGAAAACCTAGCTGGAAAACAGTTTGCGCTGCTAATGCCTCCTCAAGGGCTTTGGACTGATGTATAGTTGCACTTTGCAGAATCTCCTTTTCCAATCCGCTCAATACTAGATAAAGACGCCCGTAAAGAAACACATATACTGTGACCACCGTTATCTGAAACACAGAACAAGACATGTTTTTTACTCGTCTGAACAATACAAGAGGAAGTAACTATTCAATTAGGCATACCATGCTACTGAAATAGAAACCAACAGTGGTGAAGTAGAAGGAGAGCATCCTGTAAAAATCAAACCGGCGTCCAAGTCGGTAAACGTCACGACTTAGTGTTTGTTCTCCATTACCATTCGCAACTTTGGCTTCAAAAATCGAAATCTGATTCATCCCTACATCACGCCCTTTCCCTGCTTGGATGTACTCGTGGTGTGTGATGTAACCCCCACGAAGTGTTGAATTGTACCCTGGATGTTACCATGATTAGCCATCACAAATAAATAAGCAAATTTAATGTTAGTGAAGAGCTCTTCACTACCTGCAAAGATATCTTCGCTTAAGTTTATTATCTTTGAAGCCTTGCTAATGCCTCCCCTTGTGATGTGGAAGATTCTATCAAATATATCAGGATGGCCATAATGGAAACGTACCCTGTAAAAACAAGTGAGTTAAGTTATAATAAGATTTGATGATGCAGAGACTGCTTGTAACGAGATATGAGAATACCTCAGAGGATTTGCCAGAACACGTTGGCCAATGGTAACGAAACTTGTTTCTTGATTCGACATGAACCAAGCAAGTGATGAAACACTGTGGAGTCATAGAGAAATCAGATTAAGATAACAACGAAGCTATAGTGCCAAAAAAGGTGAAGACATATTCATTAACATCAACAACGACCGAACATACAACGAATCTCATACCTTCCAGTAAATATATGTTCACGAAGACCCAAAATTGTTGGGTTTCTCTTGCCACGACGACCTTCATCAAATTCTTGTAGCACATTTCTCATTTTGAAAGACTCTTCAAAGTAGTTGTCCTGGTTCATGTCTATGGTCTGAAGTGCTTCACCACGAGTGAAAATGATGGCATGGTTCTGGTTCTCGGGCTTTCCTTCGCCAATTTCAGTAGGATTGCCGGGAAGTTTGATACGATATATTTCCTAAAATCAAAGAACAAAGTTCATATGTGGTAAGACCTATTTATGTAAGAAATTATGAATACAAATTTGCCTTATTTTACCTCATCTAATTTGTTACCACCTTTGAGCAGCACGGAGTAGAATACTTTCTGTGATTTATTGTTAACTGTCTCCTCCCTTTCATCTATATAGGCAACACGCAAGGATGGATACCTAAcaataatgtataaaattagAACTAAGCTAGAATAGTAAGCATGAAGGTTTGATTTCAAACAGTGACAAGTTTCTTACTTGAGCATGAGctgtaaaatattattgtaacaACTTCGATCCCTGCCCTCACTTGACTTTTTCTGGTTCCCATAGACTTGGCATGACACTACATACGTGAATTTTAAATCTGCAAGAGCTCGTGCGCGGttcataaaattttcatttgatGCTGAGGAAAGGTAGCCATCATTGGTATCTGCAAGAGGGAAAAAAATAGAGTTCTTTAAACAAAACTTCGTCTCCAAGCAACATTAATTTCCCAATAATTCAATACTGAGAATGGAGAGGAAATACAAACCATCTTCTCCAGTGTATTCCTGGTAACATTGAAGTTCGAGAGACATTCTGTAGTACATCATTCCCCTAACTAGAAATAGTAAGGATTTTCAGTACATTTAGCGGCAGAAGAGAATCGTATACGTATAAGTACAAAGCCAACAACATTCTGATAGCATATACCTGTCCTTGAAAGGGTCTGGCCTCTAAACGATACCCATTCACGGAGTTGATCTGTCTTTTCTTTATCAGAAAAATTCCGTTTGACATCAATTACACGTTCGACATAATTCGACCATTCCTCTGTTGAACATACACTTCCATTGGGTAAATCTCAAAACATGTTATAAAAGACGTACAAAAGCACCAATAGAAACTCACCAGGATATATTCTCTGTAGGTAGAATAAAATAGATATTCCATCTTCATTTTCCTTGTTCAATTCTTCCTCCGAATAGAGAACATCTTCTTTGTAATAAGGAGTTAAGACACTAGACGCAAATGTGGAAAATAAATGTTGCTTAGAACTTGTCTAAGACCACTATCACTTTGATTTACCAAGGTTTTCAAAGATGTACCTAAACGATAGCATGTCACGGACTCGAGGAGCATCTGGCATATTCATGAACAGGGAATTTGCAAAGAATGTCATACGACGACGAGCTTCCAAATTTTGAGGGATGTTAATTGCAGATTCTTTAACAGTCACAAGTAACAAAAGTCTTACAACCTACAAAGTAAGAATGAAAGAATGATATCAAAAAGGTAGAAGACATGGTTGGTTTTTCACATTAGACAGAAACAAATGTCTACCTTTTCCCTCCAAGACGCGTCCTGCTTATACAGATTTATCTTTTCGAACCTTTGTTCTTTCTTGTCCGTATCAATATCACCACTCTGAAAATGAGCCCTCTCAAGGATCCTACAGGTATGAAGGCAAAGCATGTTACACAAATATTTTATAGTGAAGTTTTTTGTAAGGATTTTACAGATAGGAAGACAAACCATGTTAAATGAATATTTCAAAGTGAAGCTCATAATTCATTATAAAGATTGTTAAAAActagaaagaaaaaacagaggAGCTTTTGTTGCATGGAAAATGAGCCAAACTTTCACATATGAACGAACGATTAAGACTTACTCGTGACCGTTAACCATAATATCCTGCGTGATGATTTCAATAATGTCTTGGAGAACATTGATTATCTGAGACTTGTAAgtatcatcttcctcatcaccACTTAGCTGTCAGCACGACCAGATTTCATTGAGTAGGACGAataataaaaacacacaaaaagaaagTATTGGTATTGAacgagaaaagaaaaatatattgacGTTACCAGGATTTTTAAGAACTTCTCAAGCTTATCACTGAGCAAAGGCATACCAGTCATCCGGAATTTACTTAAAAATTTATGTTGTTGAATGCTAACATCAATTTCATAACAAATCTCCCTTACAATCCTAAATAGATTAGGAGACAGCAGTATAGTATATAGTTAGCACTGGCGTAGATAAGGTTAAGAATGCATAGATCTGATGTAAACTCTAATTATTAAGGAAAACAAACCTTTTATCAGATTCATCTTCAAGAAGACCATATATTACGTCCCTCACCGATTCATAAGCTTCAACCACTGCATAATGCATATAGTATTCACTTTTAATCTTCTTGAATAAGTCAATGTCCTCCTTTCCCTTGAAATCTTTAGCCATGTCTAATGCTATTGGAATCTGTCATCAAAAAAGAACAAATCATCAAGAAGAGATAATGGACAGCGCGAAGATGTTCCAGAGATATCTGTATAACTAACTTTGCTAGCAAGCAAGAAAGGAGGCCACTGCAGAACAGTGACATCTTTAGAAGACGAAGGTACAAGTAGCAAATCTCTTTCCCTACACAACAAAAACAAGCATAATACATGAGTAAATTTCTTAAATGAACTTCAGGGGTTAGTGTGATGGGTCTATATTATAGGAAAATCCCTCAAACCTATCGCTGATCAGATCCTCATCCCGCATAGTGTATACGAACTTATTCCACATCTGTGAGAACCTCGCAATATCTCTTTCGTCCACTGTTTCCTCCTGCATTACTCAAATGTTCCATTTGTCAGCCATAATATGATAATAGTTGGCgtataatttcttaaaaattacatttatatGTATGATTAATACCAAGTGCTTTCTCTTTGGATGGCCTGGAGGTAATGGTGTAAGTTTACCACAGAACGCAGATGGAACAAATCTAAACCTGGACCGCAACATTCCAAGTGTACGTAtctacacacacacacacacacacaaatggagataaaataactaagaaaactTTGCCCAATGTTGGGTTTTAACCTAAAGAATCAGAAACATGTTTTCATAGTATTAACAAAAGAGAAGACGAAAAAATTACCTCCCCAAGATGGCTGAAAGCTCCAGAAATCCCACCAAATAGAGTAGAGAATATGGCATACCATATTTGCGTATCCATAAAATAAACCTAAATATCAATCAAATTTCACGGTGTTAAGAAATGTTCTTgccaatttatttaataaaaataacttaccAAGACAATCGGACCCCATATGGAGATAATTACACCAATGTTATGAGTGGCTGCATGAATATATCAACATAGTTTAGAACGAAAAGAAGTTAATAGCAGTAAATAAGGACACTATGAGTAGAAGGATCATTACCATTTGGGAAGAACTCATGCCACTGATAATTTACGCCAGTCATATCCCATATTAACCTCGTTGGCTTGACAAGTGGTAATATCTGTCCAGGGAATCATCAACAAAAGTACATGTTAAAATATAACTGTAACAAGATATGCCTATATCGAACGTTTTAGATAATAAATAGGACTACAATCTCTCGAATTAGTAAAGGATTAGGATACTAAATGAGGATATTACTAGAGGTAAACATGAGAGCATAGACTCAATAgtagaaagaagaaaagatgaTTTATAAGTATCAGCATAACAAGCTATTCACCTCCACGTAGTAGCTGAATGCGAGCTTGCTAAGTAACAGCATGACCCAAAAGAATGTATACCTGaaacaacataaattaaaaagaattaatcatgaacCATACACTAACTTGTAATCAATGTTATCGTACCATGAGCCGTGTGcaatattgaaaatttgaaacaatatGCAAAACTATATTAGTAATGTATCAAAAACGATGACTTGCTGAACTTTTTCTCAGTATGCATGAGAAAAGGGATTATAAggaaaaatggagacaaaaactACAATGAATAACATCATCTTACTTGAAAAGTGCAAACATTTCTTCATGCATTCCTCTGCCAACATACAGTTTTGGCTGAGCCCACCACATAATAAATGTAACAATTCGCATATTTGATCGCTCCATGATTCTACGCAGAGGTGGGAGTAAGAAAAACACAGCGGCCAAAATATTTGGTAAGACATATAATGCAATAGCATAG
The nucleotide sequence above comes from Brassica napus cultivar Da-Ae chromosome A9, Da-Ae, whole genome shotgun sequence. Encoded proteins:
- the LOC106420096 gene encoding uncharacterized protein LOC106420096; amino-acid sequence: MQHGGNKSGKSSTNVWANNANLAKTMGALDEFKSGFPSKGLATVSNKWWGTGGQRQDVTEDGGDVKDEEAASEKQSSLLGIRKRIAEEGREALELGVSQGFGSKRPDKRDQHLLSQIFGSSLPKEWVNDSS
- the LOC106420093 gene encoding callose synthase 7 → MASTSGGRGGEDGRPPQMQPVRSLSRRMTRAGTMMMIEPNEDESIIDSELVPSSLAAIAPILRVANDIEEDNPRVAYLCRFHAFEKAHKMDPTSSGRGVRQFKTYLLHKLQEEEPTSDPNEIQTYYQNFYVDNIENGEGKKTPEEMAKLYQMATVLYDVLKTVIHPARIDEKTHRYAKEVERKKDHYEPYNILPLDVGGAKTVIMELPEIKAAIRAVCNVQNLPQPRVPSASTKPNEVDREKARTFNDILEWLALVFGFQRGNVANQREHLILLLANVDVRKRNLENYEDVKPSTVNKLMEKYFKNYKSWCNYLRMESYLRFPAGCDEQQLSLLYIGLYLLIWGEASNVRFMPECLCYIFHNMANEVHGILFSNVYPVTGETYEAGAPDDEAFLRNVITPIYQVLRKEVRRNKMGKASHSKWRNYDDLNEYFWDKRCFRLDWPMKPEADFFIHTDVISQRPNERHDPVSHGKRKPKTNFVEARTFWNLYRTFDRMWMFLALSLQVMIIVAWSPSGSILNIFSEDVFKNVLTIFITSAFLNLLQATLDVILSFGAWKSLKFTQILRYITKFLMAAMWAIILPITYSNSLQNPTGLIKFFSSWIGSWLHQSSYNYAIALYVLPNILAAVFFLLPPLRRIMERSNMRIVTFIMWWAQPKLYVGRGMHEEMFALFKYTFFWVMLLLSKLAFSYYVEILPLVKPTRLIWDMTGVNYQWHEFFPNATHNIGVIISIWGPIVLVYFMDTQIWYAIFSTLFGGISGAFSHLGEIRTLGMLRSRFRFVPSAFCGKLTPLPPGHPKRKHLEETVDERDIARFSQMWNKFVYTMRDEDLISDRERDLLLVPSSSKDVTVLQWPPFLLASKIPIALDMAKDFKGKEDIDLFKKIKSEYYMHYAVVEAYESVRDVIYGLLEDESDKRIVREICYEIDVSIQQHKFLSKFRMTGMPLLSDKLEKFLKILLSGDEEDDTYKSQIINVLQDIIEIITQDIMVNGHEILERAHFQSGDIDTDKKEQRFEKINLYKQDASWREKVVRLLLLVTVKESAINIPQNLEARRRMTFFANSLFMNMPDAPRVRDMLSFSVLTPYYKEDVLYSEEELNKENEDGISILFYLQRIYPEEWSNYVERVIDVKRNFSDKEKTDQLREWVSFRGQTLSRTVRGMMYYRMSLELQCYQEYTGEDDTNDGYLSSASNENFMNRARALADLKFTYVVSCQVYGNQKKSSEGRDRSCYNNILQLMLKYPSLRVAYIDEREETVNNKSQKVFYSVLLKGGNKLDEEIYRIKLPGNPTEIGEGKPENQNHAIIFTRGEALQTIDMNQDNYFEESFKMRNVLQEFDEGRRGKRNPTILGLREHIFTGSVSSLAWFMSNQETSFVTIGQRVLANPLRVRFHYGHPDIFDRIFHITRGGISKASKIINLSEDIFAGYNSTLRGGYITHHEYIQAGKGRDVGMNQISIFEAKVANGNGEQTLSRDVYRLGRRFDFYRMLSFYFTTVGFYFSSMITVVTVYVFLYGRLYLVLSGLEKEILQSATIHQSKALEEALAAQTVFQLGFLMVLPMVMEIGLEKGFRTALGDFIIMQLQLASVFFTFQLGTKAHYFGRTVLHGGSKYRATGRGFVVFHAKFAENYRLYSRSHFVKGLELVILLVVYQVYGNSYRSSSLYLYITFSMWFLVSSWLFAPFIFNPSGFEWQKTVDDWTDWKRWMGNRGGIGIVVEKSWESWWESEQEHLKHTNLRGRVLEILLALRFLLYQYGIVYHLNVAHRDTTLLVYGLSWAVLLSVLLVLKMVSMGRRKFGTDFQVMFRILKALLFLGFLSVMTVLFVVCGLTISDLCASFLAFLPTGWAILLIGQTLRGVLKGIGIWDSIKELGRAYEYIMGLLIFTPIAVLSWFPFVSEFQTRLLFNQAFSRGLQISMILAGKKDKETPSFSNKNSIN